In Vibrio mangrovi, the DNA window TCTATCTCATCATGCGGTATTTGTCCTTTCAATGCCAAAAAAACACCCTCATCATCCTTCGGAAGGTGGTGACACCAATTTACCATATCTACCATGGAAGCAAATGCTCTACTGAGTACACCATCAAATTTATCTTCTGGCTGGAAATCTTCCACTCGGCTTTGAACCGGTGTCACATTATGAATATTCAATTCATAAATCACCTGTTTAATAAACCGAATGCGTTTTCCCAAACTATCCAGCAAAGTAAAACATTTATCTGGATTCATAATAGCCAGTGGAATACCGGGCAAACCCGGACCAGTACCAACGTCAATAAAGTTCTTACCGGGTAAGTGAGGACTTACAACGATGCTATCCATGATATGTTTCACCAACATGTCTTCCGGATGACGGACCGAAGTCAGATTGTAAGCTTTATTCCATTTATCCAATAATTCAAC includes these proteins:
- the rsmG gene encoding 16S rRNA (guanine(527)-N(7))-methyltransferase RsmG; this translates as MGTLAARLEQLIAQTDLIVSEQQLALLIGYVELLDKWNKAYNLTSVRHPEDMLVKHIMDSIVVSPHLPGKNFIDVGTGPGLPGIPLAIMNPDKCFTLLDSLGKRIRFIKQVIYELNIHNVTPVQSRVEDFQPEDKFDGVLSRAFASMVDMVNWCHHLPKDDEGVFLALKGQIPHDEIDLLPEWCSVIDIQSLAVPELEGERHLVILSRKE